In bacterium, a single window of DNA contains:
- a CDS encoding nucleotidyltransferase family protein gives MSPRVQLDREKLAEFCRRNHIRKLSLFGSVLTDRFGPDSDIDLLVEFEPHNGPGYFGLARMERELSELVGRKVDLRTPAELSRYFRDEVCAGAQVQYSAA, from the coding sequence ATGAGTCCCCGAGTCCAACTCGATCGCGAGAAGCTGGCCGAGTTCTGCCGGCGTAACCACATCCGGAAACTCTCGCTGTTCGGGTCAGTGCTCACCGACCGTTTCGGCCCCGACAGCGACATAGATCTCCTCGTGGAGTTCGAGCCGCACAACGGTCCCGGCTATTTCGGCCTGGCACGGATGGAGCGGGAGCTTTCCGAGTTGGTCGGCCGCAAGGTTGACCTCAGGACACCTGCCGAACTCAGCCGATACTTCCGGGACGAGGTCTGTGCCGGTGCCCAGGTACAGTATTCCGCGGCCTGA
- a CDS encoding HepT-like ribonuclease domain-containing protein — protein MPRYSIPRPDAIRLRHMLDAAREALEFVRGKTEDNIGEDRMLVLGLVKEIEIIGEAAGKVSEPTRRHLSQIPWQDVIDMRNRLIHVYFDIDVGVVWDTVSKDLRPLIAVLERALAHTRLSSLPHS, from the coding sequence GTGCCCAGGTACAGTATTCCGCGGCCTGACGCAATCCGTCTGCGCCACATGCTCGACGCCGCCCGTGAGGCGCTGGAGTTCGTTCGGGGCAAGACCGAAGACAACATCGGCGAAGACCGCATGCTTGTTCTCGGCCTCGTCAAGGAAATCGAGATCATCGGCGAGGCTGCCGGGAAGGTGTCCGAACCCACCCGCCGTCATTTGTCGCAGATACCGTGGCAGGACGTAATTGACATGCGGAATCGCCTGATACACGTCTACTTCGACATCGACGTCGGCGTGGTCTGGGACACAGTGTCCAAGGACCTCCGACCGTTGATTGCCGTTCTTGAGAGGGCACTGGCGCACACCCGGCTCTCCAGCCTGCCCCATAGTTGA
- a CDS encoding type II toxin-antitoxin system PemK/MazF family toxin, which produces MFRGEVWLINLDPTIGSEIRKTRPAVIVNDDSVGTLPLKVIVPITEWKERYAIAPWLVRIPPSSDNGLDKESTADAFQVRSVSQQRFVRLLGKLAGPQMTEIARSLAAVLAIEQ; this is translated from the coding sequence ATGTTCCGCGGTGAAGTCTGGCTGATAAACCTCGACCCGACCATCGGGTCGGAAATCCGCAAGACACGTCCGGCCGTAATTGTGAATGACGACAGCGTGGGAACGCTGCCGCTCAAAGTGATCGTGCCCATCACCGAATGGAAGGAACGGTACGCCATCGCCCCCTGGCTGGTCCGGATCCCGCCATCGTCGGACAACGGGCTCGACAAGGAATCGACGGCCGACGCCTTCCAGGTGCGATCCGTGTCTCAGCAGCGGTTCGTCCGCCTACTCGGCAAGCTGGCCGGTCCGCAGATGACAGAAATAGCTCGATCCTTGGCCGCTGTGCTCGCCATCGAGCAGTAG
- a CDS encoding FlgD immunoglobulin-like domain containing protein, whose translation MKTDRLYRRALLLILATSAVACGYSGIEHALIASKTFDVWRDFDSSFYTCLTATYDTGSYAARYQHSVRKFYLIGTMLPDLLDPTGLDASKQVIEGLHDAPFNWLLVDPLKIQDATYDTVMNDSGTHRIDWHNDAPNYDLAKLKEMVDYAKAHNYSPFAKSLIYGAYYHVVEDLQAGVMQQPSLWGSDYLAETQDAKDDWEVLADAETQSNLFEPTYYSQADWTSMSSLLYSKICDWEVGGQTVYVISPNPMQFWFEYDTNDPPDWAGWQTATGFYAIDSFVKLANTYFDVNGLTPGKLKAYLHGYAITWFFLAGYDHLDANSAGGIYSHPNWTFSDINSYVGNLSADYLDSWVLDALKAYNPAYRFLAELALRLIIRLELQAFVPEVGVGSNPWYTYFESQPELYSYRHEVERIHQLYGESMPSGLETSLQRQEHYLDKWQGSYRGQGGYDPRFRTTYRNEADVASSLYDEMKQNLEQGPDYLATSMNYHYQAGADVYRLARKAGLVGGMYLGGDSLRQPGIANACFVIGNSLLYYPFEIPFGDPTAAYLHYDIVPFTDFVTIKVLGKNRAGQCETLAKRTIQSCRYLLCRDSLGFELQKGITQVAFVIYANNSSSGDGTLMFDSDYGLAYQADSNFTANQLYQQRLKSGDPTRTRMPDENPLTGAQDFWPYVLRLYDLAPPTGLTATLSNSTPGPLAVELNWTDNSSYEYGYRIEKTVNHSLPTYIPSVGLLPPNTIHYEDVNVAFGDTYRYRVWAERDSWKSDTTPYAQVAIIVSSDSLPLTAFNNQEKVAIRGNDVHMTYYTESQGVMYVHSSDGGKTWDLPERVDLGCYEYAAAEGASPAIALDSAGNPYILWPGCWWRVQSGNPWSMSYFVSSRNQYGQWFNDSSPALAFTFGFNYPNSSNPPQLSPPAASFGIRHDSGCAALNYAGKDSVSPCHPGTYFAQFLLKAHPKGEGVGVLDSIEPYSNANSPTMLVDTTGRRVVISAYAGSEDDSIIRISYMDAGQSSFSDTDLHSGLVYGLTATLENDSNVLLAWVNGGDSLEFGRLIRGTSGYAPSPGKETVTDSGVDLSYTHPKFVANPLNLPMLVYEYYPESRGNIQYALRTQSACWFKDTVFTSNYYLCYPEGCAGSRLRVFASASSTQGVGPYTLVSGSVMLPWYQFPPTSNSLASWPNSGRKLVIQPDGLGVHVVYDAGDSIKYAYSHDGGETWSTPTSIDQGDYPSVALDAAGLPTIVYSNNGILCKMMRTDSTWTAMTLNTASSTPPAVDRVQAAIPSSYPYCAFPSFDAGRRKAKIVLVKVDTLGGTSSSIAETTAMSIDSFVSVACAPDGPICVAWQRANCAMCATFSNGTPPSYVKVADSAIHPFITVYGDNFYLVWRHSRSGQLQMASRPVSGGTWNATSIASTSGDYPVYSKANTLGWQQWDASSVDDVWAKTCTLTCNLSESPNVSSKYLNMDVRAELIDSVPVVDAIYGIWTENVGTSLYSIRFRRLDLQGGQAASWRMSPSHNVVCGHAAASPFCVNRCGLDSSGAARFDYGQDSLNYLIRYINPSYGYLAEFIAPPGQVSEQSIRSRGEEIARLRFGPGRPDTVRLVIPRRCYENGTTLPFSLVRLSGERVALAGLRLYAFSTRRIQREGVMALTQPIPMKAMLYDAAPCPSRGRTMLRFQIPRPTHVTVKMYDASGRKVKTILDSERPAGVYTLTWDGRDDRGRVSSNGIYFCTMKAGDYKAGRKLIISR comes from the coding sequence GTGAAGACAGACCGTCTGTACAGGAGAGCGCTGCTCCTGATTCTGGCGACGTCCGCAGTGGCGTGCGGATACTCCGGAATAGAGCACGCACTTATCGCAAGCAAGACTTTCGACGTGTGGCGCGACTTCGACAGCAGCTTCTATACTTGTTTGACAGCCACATACGATACCGGCTCTTATGCCGCGCGTTATCAGCACTCGGTGAGGAAATTCTATCTTATTGGAACAATGCTGCCAGATCTACTAGATCCTACCGGGTTGGATGCCTCGAAGCAGGTCATCGAGGGGTTGCACGATGCCCCCTTCAACTGGCTGCTGGTTGACCCGCTGAAGATTCAGGATGCCACTTACGACACAGTGATGAACGACTCGGGCACCCATCGTATCGACTGGCACAACGATGCGCCCAACTACGATCTGGCCAAGCTGAAGGAAATGGTAGATTATGCAAAAGCCCACAACTACTCTCCATTTGCCAAGAGTCTGATTTATGGCGCCTATTATCACGTCGTGGAGGACCTGCAAGCTGGTGTTATGCAGCAGCCGTCCCTTTGGGGGTCGGACTACCTAGCAGAGACCCAGGACGCCAAGGATGACTGGGAGGTTCTAGCTGATGCCGAGACGCAATCCAATCTGTTCGAGCCGACGTACTACAGTCAGGCAGACTGGACCTCGATGAGCTCACTCCTGTATTCAAAGATATGCGATTGGGAAGTAGGCGGCCAGACGGTGTACGTAATAAGCCCGAACCCCATGCAGTTTTGGTTCGAGTATGACACCAACGACCCACCAGACTGGGCCGGATGGCAGACAGCAACAGGATTCTACGCGATTGACAGCTTTGTCAAGCTCGCCAACACGTACTTCGATGTGAACGGTCTTACGCCCGGGAAGCTGAAGGCGTATCTGCACGGGTACGCTATCACGTGGTTCTTCCTGGCAGGCTATGACCATCTGGACGCTAATAGCGCCGGCGGCATTTACTCGCACCCTAACTGGACTTTCTCAGATATCAATAGTTACGTTGGGAATCTGAGCGCCGATTACCTGGACAGTTGGGTACTCGACGCCCTCAAGGCTTACAACCCTGCCTACCGTTTCCTGGCAGAACTCGCGCTGCGCCTCATCATCCGACTGGAGCTGCAGGCTTTCGTGCCTGAAGTCGGCGTAGGGAGTAACCCTTGGTACACCTACTTCGAGAGTCAGCCGGAGCTGTACAGCTACCGACATGAAGTAGAGCGAATACACCAACTGTACGGGGAATCGATGCCGTCTGGGCTAGAGACGAGCCTACAGAGGCAGGAGCATTACTTGGACAAGTGGCAGGGGTCCTACCGAGGGCAGGGGGGCTACGACCCTCGGTTTCGGACTACGTATCGCAATGAGGCAGACGTCGCTTCATCTCTATACGACGAAATGAAGCAGAACCTGGAGCAGGGACCCGACTACCTTGCGACTTCTATGAACTATCACTACCAGGCCGGAGCGGATGTGTATCGACTGGCGCGCAAGGCCGGTCTGGTCGGTGGCATGTACTTGGGAGGAGATAGCCTCCGGCAACCGGGTATTGCGAATGCCTGCTTCGTAATCGGCAACTCGCTGCTCTATTATCCATTTGAGATTCCCTTTGGCGACCCCACTGCCGCGTATCTGCACTACGACATCGTACCCTTCACGGACTTCGTGACTATCAAGGTTCTGGGCAAGAACCGCGCGGGTCAGTGCGAGACCCTCGCGAAGCGTACAATCCAATCTTGTCGATACCTCCTTTGCCGCGATTCCCTTGGCTTTGAATTGCAGAAGGGCATTACTCAGGTGGCCTTCGTCATCTACGCCAACAACTCTTCTTCTGGCGACGGGACCCTCATGTTTGACTCTGACTATGGTCTCGCCTACCAAGCCGATTCCAACTTCACTGCGAACCAACTCTATCAGCAGCGTTTGAAGAGCGGGGACCCAACTCGCACGCGGATGCCTGATGAGAATCCATTGACAGGAGCACAAGATTTCTGGCCATACGTTCTCAGACTGTACGACTTGGCTCCCCCTACCGGCCTGACCGCGACGCTGAGCAACTCTACCCCGGGCCCGCTCGCCGTTGAGCTGAACTGGACGGACAATTCCTCCTACGAGTACGGGTATCGGATTGAGAAGACTGTGAATCACTCATTGCCGACGTACATTCCATCAGTGGGCTTGCTGCCGCCCAACACCATTCACTACGAGGATGTCAACGTCGCCTTCGGAGACACGTATCGGTATCGGGTGTGGGCTGAAAGGGACAGCTGGAAATCGGATACAACGCCCTACGCGCAGGTAGCCATCATCGTTTCCTCCGATTCTCTCCCGCTCACGGCTTTCAACAACCAGGAGAAGGTCGCCATCCGAGGCAACGATGTACACATGACTTACTACACTGAGTCGCAGGGCGTCATGTATGTGCATTCGTCCGATGGGGGAAAGACTTGGGACCTGCCCGAGCGCGTCGATCTTGGTTGCTACGAGTATGCCGCGGCCGAGGGAGCGTCACCGGCTATCGCACTGGACAGTGCCGGGAATCCATACATCCTCTGGCCAGGCTGTTGGTGGCGAGTGCAGTCGGGCAACCCGTGGAGTATGAGCTACTTCGTGTCATCTCGGAATCAGTACGGGCAATGGTTCAATGACAGCAGCCCCGCTTTGGCGTTCACATTCGGATTCAATTACCCGAATAGCAGCAACCCGCCACAATTATCACCGCCCGCTGCATCGTTCGGTATCAGGCATGATTCAGGATGCGCAGCGCTCAACTATGCTGGGAAGGATTCGGTGTCTCCGTGCCACCCAGGTACTTACTTCGCGCAATTCCTGCTTAAGGCACATCCAAAAGGCGAGGGGGTAGGCGTACTGGACAGCATCGAGCCGTATTCGAACGCAAACAGTCCGACGATGCTTGTGGACACAACCGGCCGAAGAGTGGTCATCTCTGCTTACGCCGGGTCCGAGGATGACAGCATCATTCGAATCTCCTACATGGATGCTGGTCAGAGCAGCTTCAGTGACACAGACCTGCATAGCGGCCTCGTCTACGGCCTCACGGCGACGCTTGAGAATGATTCAAACGTGCTTCTGGCTTGGGTGAATGGTGGTGACTCGCTGGAGTTTGGCCGGCTCATCAGGGGGACGTCTGGGTACGCACCCAGTCCGGGCAAGGAGACCGTGACCGACAGTGGCGTTGACTTGAGTTACACTCATCCCAAGTTCGTTGCCAACCCGCTGAACCTGCCTATGCTGGTCTACGAGTACTATCCTGAGTCCCGTGGGAACATCCAGTACGCGCTGAGAACACAGTCCGCTTGTTGGTTCAAGGATACTGTATTCACTTCAAACTACTACCTCTGCTATCCTGAGGGTTGCGCAGGTAGCCGCCTGCGTGTGTTTGCTTCAGCCAGCTCGACTCAAGGAGTTGGCCCCTACACTCTCGTGTCCGGGTCGGTTATGCTTCCTTGGTATCAGTTCCCGCCCACGTCGAATTCGCTCGCGAGTTGGCCGAATAGCGGCAGGAAACTCGTCATCCAGCCTGATGGCTTGGGCGTTCACGTCGTCTATGACGCGGGAGACTCCATCAAGTACGCCTATTCGCACGACGGCGGCGAGACGTGGAGCACTCCGACTTCCATAGACCAGGGCGACTACCCAAGCGTCGCGCTCGACGCTGCCGGCTTGCCGACGATTGTCTACAGCAATAACGGGATACTCTGCAAGATGATGCGCACCGATAGCACTTGGACGGCCATGACGCTGAACACGGCCAGTTCCACGCCTCCGGCCGTCGACCGAGTGCAGGCAGCCATTCCGTCCAGCTATCCGTACTGCGCCTTTCCCAGTTTCGACGCGGGAAGACGGAAGGCGAAGATCGTGCTGGTCAAGGTGGATACACTTGGAGGCACTTCGTCTTCGATCGCTGAGACGACGGCCATGTCCATAGATAGTTTCGTCAGCGTCGCGTGTGCGCCGGACGGTCCAATCTGCGTGGCCTGGCAGCGAGCCAACTGTGCCATGTGCGCCACGTTCAGTAATGGAACACCACCGAGCTACGTGAAAGTCGCCGACTCTGCTATCCATCCCTTCATCACGGTATACGGCGACAATTTCTACCTCGTTTGGCGCCACTCGCGGTCCGGCCAGCTTCAGATGGCCAGTCGTCCCGTCAGCGGTGGCACATGGAACGCAACGAGCATAGCTTCAACGAGCGGGGACTACCCCGTGTACTCGAAGGCGAACACCTTGGGATGGCAGCAGTGGGACGCCAGCAGCGTCGACGACGTGTGGGCCAAAACGTGCACGCTCACGTGCAATCTGAGCGAGTCACCGAATGTGAGTTCTAAGTACCTCAACATGGATGTCCGAGCCGAACTGATTGACTCTGTGCCGGTGGTGGATGCAATCTACGGTATCTGGACGGAGAATGTCGGCACGTCGCTTTACAGCATCAGGTTCCGCAGATTGGACTTGCAGGGAGGGCAGGCGGCTTCGTGGCGGATGTCGCCCTCGCACAACGTGGTCTGTGGGCATGCCGCAGCATCTCCGTTCTGTGTGAACCGCTGCGGACTCGACTCAAGCGGCGCGGCGAGGTTCGACTATGGCCAGGATTCGCTGAACTACCTGATAAGGTACATCAACCCCAGCTACGGCTATCTCGCGGAGTTCATCGCACCGCCCGGCCAGGTATCCGAACAATCGATCCGCTCGCGGGGCGAGGAGATAGCCCGCTTGCGATTCGGGCCGGGAAGACCGGATACCGTGCGGCTCGTTATCCCGAGGCGATGCTACGAGAATGGCACGACCCTGCCGTTCAGCCTGGTCCGGCTCTCAGGAGAGCGAGTGGCGCTCGCTGGACTGAGGCTATACGCTTTCAGCACGCGCCGAATTCAGAGGGAAGGCGTCATGGCACTGACCCAGCCGATTCCGATGAAGGCGATGCTCTATGACGCTGCGCCTTGTCCGAGCCGAGGCCGGACAATGCTGCGGTTCCAGATACCGCGGCCGACGCATGTCACTGTGAAGATGTACGACGCGTCAGGCAGAAAAGTAAAGACGATTCTGGACTCGGAGCGACCCGCCGGAGTCTACACTCTGACCTGGGATGGACGGGACGACCGCGGTCGCGTGTCGTCGAACGGCATCTACTTCTGTACGATGAAGGCTGGCGACTACAAGGCCGGGAGGAAGCTGATAATAAGCAGATAG